TTAATAGGATAATTATAAGTACAGAAAGATATGGGATAACATGTCATAGCAGAAGCCCTGAATGTTGTTAATCccttggtttttgttttttcctaCTCTACTCCTATCGATGAGACAAAGCGCTTAAAATTAGACAATGCAGGTCATTCACTAAGCAATCCTACACATATTGCTTCCTTTTCCAGTTATCCTCCCTTCTTCCTCTTTCTCTACTCATCATCGTCTTCATCCTGCACAACACATCCAAACTAACATCAGTCACACAATTCACAAGACTCAAAGCCAAGAACCACACTCACAGAGCTGAATTCAAATGATGCTAACCTCGCCACCGCTCTCATCACCCTCCTCATCCTCATCGTTCACCTCCGACTTGGACTTGTCCGACTCCTCTTCCTCCACTCCATTATCTCCATCAGCCTATTGTACACAGCCAAACAACAAACCTCAGCAATAAACCTCGCGGAACATATTAAACCCAGCATTAACAATTGAAACAGAAACGCTTACTTGTTTCTTGTTGTAAACATCCATGTTCTTGTTGTATTCGACCTTCCGCTTCTCCGCCTTGGCCTGGAAAGGTGCTTTTTCCTGCACAAATTTCACCCCGAAAAGCAGGTACATCAATAAACTATTGCAGAATATCCATCAAACAACACATTAAAAACGGAAACTCACAGCATCCGACAAAGATTTCCATTTCTCACCACCGGCTTTACCAACCTGTTtcaacaccaaaaacaaacaaCACCCCTATTAAAACCATTCATAAACTTCGAGAAATACTGATGTAGATCTGTGATTCACTTACAGCAGCAACCGATTTGTTGTTGGGGTGTTCCTTCTTGTACTTCTCCCTAAACTCCTCCCTATTCCAAAACACAAAAAGCCAGCGAAATTAATTAACACCGAAAAGAAACCAGAAAATTGCAGAGATCCAAAACGATtcagaggagagagaaagagcgTTGACCGTACATGAAAACGAAGAAGGCGCTCGCAGGCCTCTTGGGCTTGTTCGGATCCTTCCCGGCCTTCTTCGACAGCTTGCTGGCTCCGGCGCTCTTCGTCTTTAACCTAAAACCAAAAtccaccaaaaacaaaatgatcaAAATCCAAACGCGATCCAGATCTAAATCGCTCAGTTTCAGGCGAATTCAATCGAATACAAATATCATAAAAGCTAGAAACTCACTTGGTGTCGGACCGCTTCGGCGCCGCGGCTCTGGATTTCCCGCCTTTCATGGCTCAAcctgtgaaaaaaaaaacacaaaagtcGGTCAGAATCGGCATGACTCGGTGGGAATCGGGTGAGTCGGGGGACGAGTTTACCTAGGGTTTtcgaagaagagaagaagaataagattgGAGAGGGGGCCTGTTTGGGAATGGCTTTGCTTTGTTTGGTGCGGTGCGTGTGAGAGAAATGAAGGGCAAGGCAAGAGATAAGAAGGGGGGccgaaaataataaaagaggGCCGAAAATTTAATTTGGTTTTCAAGTCCGGGTTTAGGCGGGATTTCGAACCTCTttttgccacgtcaccaatcCGCGGGAAGGTGAAGAGGGGGTTGTGATTGGCTGGGGGCTGTGTTTCCTGGTGTGTTTGTTTGGGAAGGGGTGGGACACGTGGAGATGCGGCGAATATGTGCTGGGTGGCACGTGGGGGAAAGAGTGGAATGACGAGAATGGGGCTGGGGTTTTTATTTGCTGATAATGGAATGGTGGTTGGGGTGTGTGAAGGTATCCAAGAATAAAACGCGTTGCACGCCACTGACTCACTGATATTGTTGTTCAGGGGTGAATTGGTAAATTCGTGTGGTTGATATTTTCGTGGCTCTTTTTTGGGTTTGGGCTAAGATTTGGAATTGGGCTGTAGAGCGCAGATGTTTCCTATTATATTGTTGATTTTAGGGTTAACACTTAACACGGTCTTAGATGCACGTCGTGTAAAAAAGCATGTCTGGATTCTTTTTTGTAAACTGCGAAAACCGGAGGCGCTGTAAGGTTTTAAGAAATGGTAAATTCCTTATCTGGTACTTTAAGTATGGTCAATCAGACATTTTGGTACTTAGTGTTTCAAATAGCACAGTTTGGTACATGAAATTAGGTTTTATAAGACACTTTTTACTTATGTTGactaatgaaaaagtaaaatagaCATTTAAGTATATGatttataaaaatacaatCAATGAGTTGTATGTGTTCATATCCTCAAAACTTAATTGTTTTATGtgtttaaaataaattttttgggTCATGTTGATAGCTTAAGTCAGTTTTAtgtttatgaaattcaatcgTCTCACAAAACTACTCTGTGAgactatatttaattaactaaAACTCTAAAAGAATTCTCGTGGGCATttgaataaaaatttataGATTTTCTAAACAAAAATCTAATTTGTCACCTTTAATTAACTGTTAAAATTAATTCATGTTTATTTTCTCACAAACGatacaaaaaaataatgaattgGTATGTGATAGAAATTAGTCttgaatttataaaatattatttttatttttatttggataaataatatgtaaatatcaattttacCTTCTATATTTAACAAAGAAATCAATATAAAGTACTAAAATGTCATATAAAACCTAAGTTCAGGTATCAAACTGTCTTCTTTGAAACATTAAGTATCAAACTATCTCATTGGCCATACTTCAGGTACCATAGAGGGAATTTACCCTTTTAAAAAAAGGTTGCGCCGTTGATGCTGCCGCCAGATGGGAGTTGTGGAGTGTCTGAAGGGGCATTTGTTCGGGGATGCTAGTGGTGGATCTTTAGAGGATGGCGTCTTTGGTGTGGTCAGAGAGGTTGATTTAACAATCTAGTTGCAGTATTTGCTATTGGTGGCGATTCTTTCACAAAGTCTTTTGAGCAGGTGGTTGAGTTCTCATTGTCAGGTGGAGCTATAGTTTGTGCGTTGTTCATAGATTAGGAAGCGGTGGTGGCGGCAACGACTTACCTGGTTTGATATTCAATTCCGGGCCAAATCTTGGTGCTTCGGTGTTGGGTTGAATCTTGTAGGTGGAGGAGTTGCATCTTGTCTTCATAGTCGACCAGAGGCTCTGTGGTGAAAGAGGGCATTGACAACATGGTGATTGTTTAGCGATCGAAAGGTGCCAGCGTGTGCGACGGTTGCTAGGCTAGCTGGTCTTTGGTGACTCAATGGAGGCGGGCTTGGGATTACGGGCCTAGGTTGGGGTCAATGGAGGTGGGCTTAGGTCATTTGGCCCGAGTATGTTTTTGTCctatttttttaagtttttttttttcagttttttttttgttgtccATTCTCCTTGAGCGAGTGTTTGGGTTGTTGGTAGGTAGGGTTTGATCGTGTCATTGAATGCACATGTTTATGGTGCATGTCATTTCCAAAGattatataaatgtaaattcgTTTTTAAGTGTCAATGTAATAGGGAGGTTGTCTCTATAAATATATCAGAGGTTTTGGTATGTGATACTATTAGAGCGATTCACATCTTGAGATTGGCGGCGAGTAGGTTACGACTACTTCTGGAATCAGTTTTGATTGGATCGGTTTTGATTGTTAGAAATTATTTTGTTATCGATCTCTTTAAATGAATAGCAGGATTTTACTTTGATTGCATGGTGCATAACTTAATATATGATTGTGGATCTATTCAAATTAATGTACTCATCAGAGATCAGATACTACCCCATGGCCCCTGCAATATATTCAATTGATCGATAGAAGATACCTTACTAGCGGATGGATGTTGTTCTATAAATACTTGAGCTACACATGATGCTACCATTTTGCTATACTAGTTTGTTGGTGAGCTTTGTGAGGATCAACTATAATAGATCGCAAGTGAGAGTTTTGACACTTTGGTTTGGTCCCCATTGTTAAGATGTGATGAATCCATCATTCACCAAGCTATCAAGTTGGGGGCACATCTATCTCTGAGCATCATCTTGGGTCGGATAATTTGCAGGCCCAAGTGCCCAACTATAAGTGGTGCTGTTGCTACTGTGTTCATAAACGGTGGCCATACAAATCCCACTATTGCACAGAATCCCCGACGACGAAGAAGAAGCTACAGCTAACAGATACAACCGAGAATCCGTGAGCGAGGTAATGGAGACCCTACTGGAGCACCGAATCTCCGCCGCAGCTCCCCTCGTCTTCATCATCGTCGTCGCTTTCCAGTTTCTCTCTAGATGGCTCGAACAGTTAAAGAAGGTACCGCCTTGGATATTGATATCTTAACTATCTAATTTGATGCTTCAATCCTTCAATTGGTATTCTGAAACTTCACTGACTGTAAGAAGCAATTTTTGTCGTTGTTGCAGAAAGGACCAAAGACTGCTGCGGGGACTCGGTTGCGGAAAGAGATCAAGGAGCTTCTGAACGAGGCAAGCTCCTTGTCACAGTGAgtggttttgttgtttttcaATGTCTATGATTATGGTATCTATGAGAGGTCTAGTCAATGCCGAAATCGAGGTTtgcaaatgaagaagaagagtggATTCTGGCGGAAGAAAGTGAAAGACAATGCGTTTTGCAGTTGTATGATTTTAGTATGTGTTGAATGCAGGCCATCGACATTTGCACAAGCTGCTAAACTGAGGAGGATGGCGACTGCTAAGGAGAAAGAACTTGCAAATCGTACTATTTCCCAACTCAGCCATTTAATTGTGTTTTTATATGTTGGTGCTTTGGTTGTGGATGTGAAGATTCTAACAGGCTTACCTGACTTGCAGATCAAGAGTTACATGGCAAGGAGATAAAATGTTCATATGAATTATATCTGAGAGTTTTGTTCATCTTTAAGGTAATGCCAGGTCTATTAAGAATTTAAATATTCTGTTTGCGTTTATGAATTATGGTTGTTGACAGATACAGTCATTTTCCATTTAGGTCTTGACATATTTTGTGCTGGTTTGCTGGTTTTGGAGGGTTCCAGTTGCCTACATATCACAACAGCTTGTTCAGCCCTTTGGTAATACATTCTTGTTCCAAATATACTTATTGAGTTTGTAGATTTTTCTACCAGTTTGGCTACCGGCAagtatttctttgttcttctcTTTAAAGCCATTTGACATCTTGGTTCTGCTCACTACCATGCTGTCCATGCATAACTGCTTCTCCTAAGCATGTGAATGGCAAAATTACTAGATTGTCAACAAAAGGAAAATGCAAAAAGGAGACACGCTTCTGAAGCACAGACCAAGTGATAGTAATATGAATAGTCGAGTGCACTCAtggttatatatgtttttgctTTCCAGGCAAGGTGCTATCATGGAGGGCTGGAGGAGCATTAAGTGGAAATCTTATGGTAAGTAAGATTGTATTATAATTTCCTGTAGCATGCGTACTTTAATGACAATACATATCCAATCCAATCCTAGATACTGAAGGAAGCACATGTTCTTTCAAATTACATGAGATAGGAAACATCATACGGTTTTGAATGTTTCTTCTGATTCTTTGCCTCTTTTTTTTCGCAGGTGGGAATTATTCCTTGGTTGATATTGTCTACCCGGGTTAGCAAATTTGTTTGTCGACTCTTCAACTTGTGAAATTTAGATGATTCTGTTTTGTTAAGTTGTTTTTTTATAATGGTAACATCATTTTGTTGTATTAGTTTTCAGAAGGTTTATAGAAGCTTAGGATTAATTACTGATCAAATGATCTGTACTATTTATCTGTGTAACCTTTTTTGGTCGATGTAAATGGAGTTGATTGGTGGTGGTATGTAGAAAATTCACCTTTTGTGAAACCTATTAAATTGTATTCATTTTCCTTACAAAAATCCTGTAAACCATCTTCTGTTGTTCGTATGCAATGACCTCCTTTGGTACATTGTATGTGCTTCTTAGGTACGATGACAGAAGTAACTGTTTTGTATTGAAGACTTACGATTAGCTTTGATGAGATCAAATGTGTGGAAGTTTTTGCTGCTTGCCATTTTCTTTTAGCCTCAGGCGTAAAATGTCTGCCCCTATAGTCCAGCAATCATGGTGAACATTGATGCTGTGAATCATGCATTCATCAACATCTGTTGAATCACCAGTTCGCAATACTAACGAACAATGGGACGGAAGCTCTTTGGTTACATCTGTGAGGCCTTTGCAGGCTGCAATTTGAGGAGTTGCCTTGTCCACTGTCCAGTACTTGGAGACTTCTGTTGGTAGATTAGTCTGCATTTTAAGGAGCGGTATGTGGTCTTTTTATATGCGcaaagtataatttttattacatGACGCGTAGTGCTGACTACTATATAAATTCAATACATTGTTATTCATGACATGGATAAGTTCCCACGACATAAGTTCTCAAAGACGGAAAAGATACAGTCGTGAGCTTCACCCATAGAAGTCCGCAAAGAAGCAAAAGCTGGGAAAAACACGAACGCGGCCaaggcaaagaagaaaaagcagCCAACGACCAAAGCCGCAATGGCAAGTCCGAATGAGGAATGACCGCCTAATACTGCGTATGTGCCGGTAAGGAACGCAACCACCATCGCAACCAAGGCGTACATAGTGAGAAATATAGCCGTCCCGAATGGTACGGTTCCAAAGGTAAATTCCCGCCTTTGTAACGGTATAAAAAAGCGTATCAGGACAGCACAGCTGGACATAGTCATGGCTAATGTATTTGTGATCACAAATGCCTGGAAAGCTGCATTTCGTGACAGAATTGCGAAACCTTGATCTGGGCCCTTTTCACTTTGGTAACCACCAGGCACTGTGAAACCTGCTGCGAAGGTTACAGTTGCTATGAGTGTAGATACCACCAAATGAGATTCTTTGATTTCCTTGTAGTTTGACTCTCCACCACCGTTATCGAGGTTATTCACATATGCTTGCTTGACGCCACCATCACCTTTATTCACATCTACGTTCTTGGCACCATTAGCTTTAGATAACACTCGTAGACTCACATTTGCACCATCAGTTATCAAAGCTTGTTGCAGATTTGTCTACagcacacaaaaaaaaaagtaatgtaATCCAGTAGTGAACCAGTGACATTGTGATACGTTCCAATAATCAAAACTTAGCAGCTATAAATATATACCTTCCACTGAGAATTAGTCTTCCCTGCAATGATGCTTAGCGcgtttttattgttgttgttgaatgcCATCTTATCAACTCTATCATCACTGATAAATCTCAAGCCATCATATTTTTCGGATATAGCAATTTGATGAAGAGGTGTGTTCCCTTCGAAATCTTTGCCGTTTAGAAGGATGCTGCTAAGCCATGGATCTACTCGAACAAATTCTTCTACTTTACCCTTATTTGCCAAAATAGCATGATGAAGGGCATTGCGACCTTTAACGTCCGTCAATTCGAAACTGTCTGGACAATACAAACGAAGTTGTCTCAGTACATCTACACGCCCATCTTTAGCTGCATGATGAACGGGTGTCATCTTGTCATTGTCGCCAATGTAAACAGTGGACTTATCACATTCGAGTATTTGTTTCACAATTGAAACGTGACCCCCGAATGCAGCCATATGAAGTGGAGTCCATCCGTATACGTCTTCTGCTACTGCTAGCGTCATTTCCTTCTCTAGTAGTCGTCTGGTTATTTcttcaacatatataaagCAGAAGTAAGTCGAAGATTACTTGAGAAACGTAAAATCTAACATAAGAAGTTTGACTTTAATAGTTGATCGACTTCCGATATTTCAGAATTTGCTTAAGAAGCTGCGACATGCAAGAGCCCGTTAAGTTTTCCTTCCTTGCTTGAAGAAATAAATAGGTTTTACAAAGTTTTTAAAATGCTTAATTACCTTCATCACCGTGGATAGCTGCCATGTGTAAAGCTGTCAAACCATTGGGTCCTTGATAGGATGGACTTGTGCAAGTGTTGAGGATGTCAAAAACCAGTTTCCGGTATCTTCTTTCGGCCGCCATGTATAGTGGAGTCTCGCCAGCATCATTAGCAGAGTAAATAAACTCAGGGTCTTCCCGAGTCAATATCTTTACCACATCTTGATGATTAAACTGCACTGCCTCGTGCAAGGCTGTGTTTTTCTCCTCGTTAGTACTTCTTATGAGACACTGGTGGCACAGTTCGTTTGATGAGATACCTTCCTCGAGGTCGCCACGCCAGTCTTTCGCAGCCTGAATCAGAACTCCAACAATGTCAGCATGTCCGTATCTCGCTGCCAAGTGTAAGGCAGTATCACCGCTCTGGTTTGGCTGTAATAGCAGCGGCTGGCACATTTTAAGCATCTCCCTTACAACCTCGGCTGATTTCAGCAATTCCTCAGGCTTGGTCAACCTTTCACTGCCTACACATGCTATATGAACATGGAGGACTGTGTTCTTGGTTGGAGTCAACATTTGGTGAAGCTGACCACTATGTTCTCTCAGGGCATCAATATTGCACTCTTGTGCCGCGTTGAACACCGTAGTATCCATGCTGCTTATCCTTCTCGTCACTGGGCTTATGCTGTTCGTGACTGGTTTAGATTTCTGCCGATTCCACTCAGAACAAAAAACCACATCGGTCTCCTCCAGTCTAGTGGCATGATAGCCCGATGTTGGATTACTGATCTCCGTCATCTCAGATGTATCAGAGGGATTCATTATCTTTTTACTTGCTGGATAGAACAAAATATCCAAAGATTTTATCAATGAGCGAGAAGCTATATTGGTCAGGGAGTGATAGACAGGAGATAACTGGGTGAAGAGTCGGGAAACAGAAGGGTTAATTATTTATTAGCCAGAGTCGTTCAGCAAGTCTTCGTAAGTTCGTATATGTAGTCAGCAAGTAAGATCAGTAATAAAgtctttgtttttaatttcctGGCTCCGATCCGCCGTGTCGGTGGATATTAATGCCCCTTAATGACCCAGCAGATAATTAGGCCAGGGCACCCCCACAAATTAAGAAGCTACTTTCACCATTTCATCGAAGGTAATTCCTGGCAGATAAGTAGTGTCAAGCTCGCAATCTGAGAGTTCTGCGTAAAAGcttgaagaaataaaaagctCTGGAATTCTATTACATGAAAATATCTGGAGATATTCATACAGGATAACAGGAAGGAACGGATAGACACCGTACCACGCGCGCGTCaatcctagctagctagacgCAGCCACCCCTAAGTAAATGATACAAAATCCTTTTATTAGCTGAAGCAAGTTTAACAGGACAATCTGATTACATTAACTGTTAACAGGTCAATTTCCTTGTTTCATTGCAGGTGGTTTGTTTGCCCACCCGGGTTTTATTCCCTGGGTGACATTGTCCGTGTACCCACCCGGGTTAGCAGATTAATTTGTTTGCCGACACTTTAAGTACGTAGTAGAATTCTGTCGAGTTGTTTTTAACTGTGGTAACATGATTTTGTTGTGTAAGAAATTCTTATATAGAAAAGAGTGCGCTCAGGATCGATTTACTACTGATCGATGAATTTATCAATACTACTTATCTGTGTAACTTCTGTAGGCCAAtcttaagaaaaaaatgtttACGTACTGATGGTGGTTTGTAGAAAATTCACCTTTTATGAAACGTATTCTTACTTTGTAGTTATTTCCCATATGAAAATCCAGTAAACCTTTGTCATTTATTCAGTGGTTGGTATGCAACGACCTCCTGCATGTCCATTATGATGAGCTTTTTTTGGCAAGATCAAATGTATCGAAGTGTTTGCTGCTTGCCATTTTCTTTTAGCTTCATGAGACGTAAAATGTTTGCCTCTATAAGTCTATATATAGTCGACGAATCATGCTGAACATTGTTGCTGTAAGTCATGCATTCGTGCATTCATCAGAACGTTCTACATCGATATCTATCTGTAGAATCACCAGTTGTTCGCAATACTATGAAGTATGAACAATCGGACGCAAGCTCTTTGGTTACATCTGTGAGGCCCTTGTGGCCTGCAATTTGAAGAGTTGCCTTTTCCGGTAATTCTCCTTTTTTGTTGGTAGATTAGTCTGCTTAGTTCTGCTTAGTCTATGGAGgaaaaaagtaaaagaataGCATAATGAAAAAATAGATCATAAGAGAGAAGGGTGCTTATTCTAAACTCATCAAATTCTTCACCCTTCGAGCTCAATCGGACAATTGGCGGGTGTTGATTCCCTAAccaatttaaatttataaaaagctttattaaaaaaaatgttgctATCAATGTGACAAACTGACAAGAACAAACGGGCCCAAACAGGGGCAACTATTTTACTCGGCCCAATATTAGAATGGGCCGGTTCCGGGTTGACCGActcaattatatatagaacataaaatcattgaaatgTTCAGAAATCAAAAGGGCAATTCTTCGAACTGGTTTTGCTAGGGTTTGCTGAGATAGAATTCTCTCAATTTGAATCAATCAACATGTACGGATCAAGAGGGTAAGCCTcgaaatttcgattctttttGCTTCAtaattccaattccaatttaaaATTTCGTTTATTATGATCCAATCGTTGAATTATCTGTTAGAGTCACCAGTCTTGAATTTGTGGTTATGAATTGTGTAATCTGATTTGGGTCGTATTTGATTAAGAAAATTAAACCCGATTAAGTTAAAAGATTGAATTTTGATGTGCTTTATTGTTTGGTTCTCGCCTGTTCTGTAAAattgggatttttttttctgaatcaATCTGTTGTAGTTATATGAATATGTGATAAGTTTTGTGTTCTATGAGCTGTGTTTACTTGTGTGATTATGATTTAGTTAATATATTGTTTTACGAAACTGTGTTCGTTTGCGATGCATATCGAATTGTGTTATTGTGGTTTTGTTTGGTTGATTTGGGGATATGGTTGGACATGATGTTGAATTGTGATGAAATTTGATGCTTTAGGGTTGTAGACATTAGGTGTCAGGGAAGTGTGGGttgggtttggtttggttttattAACAGGTTGAGTTTGGGggatttttttctcttttttttttttgggtatttAAGGGCAATGTTGGGAGGCGGGGGGTTATCGGACGTGTACGAGGTCGGCTCAAAGAGACCAAGAATGATGGAAACAAATCCCTACTTTGCAGTTGGCAGCAGTGCAAGGGGTTTTCAACCTTTTGGCGGGTATGGTGCTGGCTACCAGCTTCATGCTTTTCCGGTGGTAAAACTTAGGGGGCTTCCTTTCAACTGTGCGGACATTGACATCTTTAAGTTCTTTGCTGGACTGGATATTGTGGATGTGTTGCTAGTCAACAAGGGAGGACGCTTCTCAGGGGAGGCCTTTGTTGTCTTTGCTGGACCCCTGCAGGTTGAGTTAGCACTTCAAAGAGACCGGCAGAACATGGGGCGTAGGTATGTTGAAGTTTTCACATGCAAGAGGCAGGATTACTACAATGCTGTTGCAGCAGAGGTCAGCTCTGAAGGGAATTATGACAATGAGTATCAAGGAAGTCCTCCTCCAACTAAATCAGTAAAGCGGTTCAGTGATAAGGAGAAAATGGATTACACTGAGATATTGAAGTTGCGTGGTCTACCTTTTTCTGTGAAAAGATCTCaaattattgatttttttggaGGCTTCAAGGTCGTTGAAGATAGAGTACATATCGCTTGCCGTCCAGATGGAAAAGCTACAGGAGAGGCATACGTGGAGTTCGTTTCTGCTGAAGAGGCTAAAAGGGCGATGTCCAAGGACAAGATGATGATCGGGTCCAGGTATGTGGAGCTGTTTCCATCAACACCAGATGAAGCTAGGCGGGCAGAAAACAGATCAAGGCAGTGATAAGGAACTATGGCTATGGTTTCAAATGTTTTGATCTATTTGTGATATTTCTACTGTAGTGCTGGAACATCTCTCAATTTAGGTTGTATACAAACAATAATTTGTGTAATCTTTCAAATGGTTGATCTGAAGTTTTCATTCTACTTCATTTGTGTAATCTCTCAATTTATGTTTAAAAAAATGTTAAAAGTTTGCGAGCCCAGATTGTATGGATATCTGTTCAAGTCAGCTTTTTATGTCTTTGAAAATGGGTATTTCTATCAATTCGTAACATAATGGTAGCTTTAACTCCTGCCGGCCAGTTATTTTTTCGGTGAAGTTGTCATTAGTTTGTCGAGGAAAACGTTAGTTACTCAGAGGATGTTGATGAAGACACACAATTCCGAGTTCCGACTCAGATATATGATCTAAACTTTGTCTTGAGATAATTGAATTAGGACACTCTTAATTCACATATCTTCATAATTTTTTGAATTATTGCTCAGCACGGATCCATCATATTTAAGCTTAGCTCTTGTGTCGTGTTTCTTCCATATCTTCAGTCATTCAATCTTTTCAATATACTAAGGCTAAGCACACGCTTAAATGGAGTCGGCCAGTCGGGGATGACAATCATGACGTCTTAGATGGTCTAACAGACATTAAAGTCATGCAATCCAAGACCCAAGATAACTCTCCTCTAATCTCCCGCACTATACAGAGTTGGTATAATTGTCTGACATTAATTTTGGACGTATGCAATCGTATTCGTGGCGTATTCGACAACTTCCGGTGCGTTTCCAGACGTTTCCTTGGGTGCAAATATATGACACGCTCAGAGACTTGTTAGATATGCCCCAGATGTGCCCGGATAAGCACCGGAGAAGCTCCCCTGCTGATAAGCAGTGAGACATGGAAGtgtttggtaagcagaacccCAGCCTGCTTTTTGAAGAAGCGCCAGCTAGGGAGGTACCTCCTTTTAGAAGCAGGTAGCCGCTTTTCAACTGTAGATTAAtgaaactttgaaaatacGAGCGGTTGCCCTCCTTTCCTTCGACAATTTACCCACGCAAGCTACTGAAGAAGAGAAACCGCTCTCTTCAGTCTTCAGGCACTACTTCTCTTCGTCCTCTAGCTTTTTCAGAGGTACCTTCTAGCTTTCAGAAGGTTTAAGGATTCGGCGACGTGGAAGAAGTTGAGGACGCCAGACGACCTCCGTGGCGAGGACCAAGACGCCGGAACAGGTAAAAACCCTTATGGGTTTCAGCCAAAACTAAGAACTGGGATAGAAGTTATAATTCTGTAACtagtgcaaaaaaaaaaaaaaactaccacACTGAGAAACACTTCTTAGTCGGACTTCTTATAACATGTTCATGTTATATATGGATTGGAATCGTTTATAGGAGTATCTGTCAATATCTTTTGATCTGGTGATGAGTGTAGTTTTATCCTCTCATATAATCAGCATGTAGGACCTCACAGTATGGTGGTGGAGCACTAGTTTGTGCCTCTGATCTTGATTCTgttgttattttcttttgccatcaaatatgagattattatttttcttgtcATGGTTGTGTTCAATTGCTTTCTTGATTAGCTGCAAACTCTGCTATTTGAAACTAAGAGTTGTTAAATATATGACCTATTATGTAGTCTCTGAAACAGAGAGCAtgttgtagacacatgaaatttaatgaagtaaattatcttcgttaaataattaaatcgaccaagagcccgacaaaattgcacacgtggccaaaagtcaacaaagttggtgcggatcc
This genomic interval from Argentina anserina chromosome 1, drPotAnse1.1, whole genome shotgun sequence contains the following:
- the LOC126794425 gene encoding ankyrin repeat-containing protein NPR4-like, with product MNPSDTSEMTEISNPTSGYHATRLEETDVVFCSEWNRQKSKPVTNSISPVTRRISSMDTTVFNAAQECNIDALREHSGQLHQMLTPTKNTVLHVHIACVGSERLTKPEELLKSAEVVREMLKMCQPLLLQPNQSGDTALHLAARYGHADIVGVLIQAAKDWRGDLEEGISSNELCHQCLIRSTNEEKNTALHEAVQFNHQDVVKILTREDPEFIYSANDAGETPLYMAAERRYRKLVFDILNTCTSPSYQGPNGLTALHMAAIHGDEEITRRLLEKEMTLAVAEDVYGWTPLHMAAFGGHVSIVKQILECDKSTVYIGDNDKMTPVHHAAKDGRVDVLRQLRLYCPDSFELTDVKGRNALHHAILANKGKVEEFVRVDPWLSSILLNGKDFEGNTPLHQIAISEKYDGLRFISDDRVDKMAFNNNNKNALSIIAGKTNSQWKTNLQQALITDGANVSLRVLSKANGAKNVDVNKGDGGVKQAYVNNLDNGGGESNYKEIKESHLVVSTLIATVTFAAGFTVPGGYQSEKGPDQGFAILSRNAAFQAFVITNTLAMTMSSCAVLIRFFIPLQRREFTFGTVPFGTAIFLTMYALVAMVVAFLTGTYAVLGGHSSFGLAIAALVVGCFFFFALAAFVFFPAFASLRTSMGEAHDCIFSVFENLCRGNLSMS
- the LOC126793673 gene encoding protein GET1, whose amino-acid sequence is METLLEHRISAAAPLVFIIVVAFQFLSRWLEQLKKKGPKTAAGTRLRKEIKELLNEASSLSQPSTFAQAAKLRRMATAKEKELANHQELHGKEIKCSYELYLRVLFIFKVLTYFVLVCWFWRVPVAYISQQLVQPFGKVLSWRAGGALSGNLMVGIIPWLILSTRVSKFVCRLFNL
- the LOC126789134 gene encoding uncharacterized protein LOC126789134 — its product is MYGSRGAMLGGGGLSDVYEVGSKRPRMMETNPYFAVGSSARGFQPFGGYGAGYQLHAFPVVKLRGLPFNCADIDIFKFFAGLDIVDVLLVNKGGRFSGEAFVVFAGPLQVELALQRDRQNMGRRYVEVFTCKRQDYYNAVAAEVSSEGNYDNEYQGSPPPTKSVKRFSDKEKMDYTEILKLRGLPFSVKRSQIIDFFGGFKVVEDRVHIACRPDGKATGEAYVEFVSAEEAKRAMSKDKMMIGSRYVELFPSTPDEARRAENRSRQ
- the LOC126786865 gene encoding HMG1/2-like protein, whose translation is MKGGKSRAAAPKRSDTKLKTKSAGASKLSKKAGKDPNKPKRPASAFFVFMEEFREKYKKEHPNNKSVAAVGKAGGEKWKSLSDAEKAPFQAKAEKRKVEYNKNMDVYNKKQADGDNGVEEEESDKSKSEVNDEDEEGDESGGEDEDDDE